A window from Eretmochelys imbricata isolate rEreImb1 chromosome 23, rEreImb1.hap1, whole genome shotgun sequence encodes these proteins:
- the HNRNPL gene encoding heterogeneous nuclear ribonucleoprotein L isoform X1: MVKMAAAGGGGSGRYYGGGGGAEGGRAPKRQKTENAEQQQQQHGPGGGGGGPGAAGGENYDDPHKTPASPVVHIRGLIDGVVEADLVEALQEFGPISYVVVMPKKRQALVEFEDILGACNAVNYAADNQIYIAGHPAFVNYSTSQKISRPGDTDDSRGVNNVLLFTILNPIYSITTDVLYTICNPCGPVQRIVIFRKNGVQAMVEFDSVQSAQRAKASLNGADIYSGCCTLKIEYAKPTRLNVFKNDQDTWDYTNPNLSGQGDPGGNPNKRQRQPPLLGDHPAEYGGPHGGYHSHYHDEGYGPPPPHYEGRRMGPPVGGHRRGPSRYGPQYGHPPPPPPPPEYGPHADSPVLMVYGLDQSKMNCDRVFNVFCLYGNVEKVKFMKSKPGAAMVEMADGYAVDRAITHLNNNFMFGQKLNVCVSKQQAIMPGQSYGLEDGSCSYKDFSGSRNNRFSTPEQAAKNRIQHPSNVLHFFNAPLEVTEDNFYEICDELGAKRPASVKVFSGKMFRPGERSSSGLLEWDSKSDALETLSFLNHYQMKNPNGPYPYTLKLCFSTAQHAS, translated from the exons ATGGTGAAGATGGCGGCGGCCGGGGGCGGCGGCTCGGGCCGGTATTACGGCGGCGGCGGGGGCGCCGAGGGCGGCCGGGCCCCGAAGCGCCAGAAGACGGAGAACgcggagcagcagcagcagcagcatggcccgggcgggggcggcggcggccccGGAGCGGCCGGAGGG GAAAACTATGATGATccccacaaaactcctgcttctCCAGTTGTCCACATCAGGGGGCTGATTGATGGTGTTGTGGAAGCTGATCTTGTGGAGGCCCTGCAGGAGTTTGGGCCCATCAG TTATGTAGTGGTGATGCCTAAGAAGAGACAGGCCCTGGTGGAATTTGAGGATATTCTTGGTGCTTGCAATGCTGTGAATTACGCAGCAGACAACCAGATCTACATAGCAGGGCACCCCGCATTTGTCAACTATTCCACCAGTCAGAAAATATCCCGCCCTGGAGACACAGATGATTCAAGAGGAGTCAACAATGTGCTGCTCTTCACTATCCTAAACCCCATCTATTCGATTACAACG GACGTGCTGTATACCATCTGCAACCCATGTGGTCCTGTGCAAAGAATTGTTATCTTCAGGAAGAATGGGGTCCAGGCCATGGTGGA GTTTGACTCTGTGCAGAGTGCGCAGAGAGCCAAGGCATCTCTGAATGGTGCTGATATTTACTCTGGGTGTTGCACTCTAAAGATTGAATATGCCAAG CCCACACGTTTGAATGTGTTCAAGAATGACCAGGACACCTGGGATTACACAAACCCCAATCTCAGTGGACAAG GGGATCCTGGTGGTAACCCTAACAAGCGTCAGAGACAGCCCCCTCTCCTTGGGGACCACCCTGCAGAATATG GAGGACCTCATGGTGGATACCACAGTCATTATCACGATGAGGGTTATGGCCCTCCGCCACCTCACTATGAAGGGAGAAGGATGGGCCCTCCTGTTGGTGGCCACCGCAGGGGACCAAGCCGCTACGGCCCTCAGTATGGacatcctcctccccctcctccgcccccagAGTACGGCCCTCATGCTGACAGCCCTGTGCTAATGGTGTACGGCTTAGACCAGTCCAAGATGAACTGTGATAGGGTCTTCAATGTCTTCTGCCTCTATGGGAATGTAGAAAAG GTGAAGTTCATGAAGAGCAAGCCAGGCGCAGCCATGGTGGAGATGGCAGATGGCTATGCTGTGGATCGAGCAATCACCCACCTCAACAACAACTTCATGTTTGGACAGAAGCTGAACGTGTG TGTATCCAAGCAGCAAGCCATCATGCCTGGTCAGTCGTACGGGCTTGAGGATGGCTCGTGCAGCTACAAGGACTTCAGTGGCTCTCGAAATAACAGGTTTTCAACCCCAGAGCAGGCAGCAAAGAACAGGATCCAACATCCTAGCAATGTGCTTCACTTCTTCAATGCTCCTCTGGAGGTGACAGAAGACAACTTTTATGAG ATCTGTGATGAGCTGGGAGCGAAGAGGCCTGCTTCTGTCAAGGTGTTTTCAGGGAAAA TGTTCCGTCCAGGTGAAAGAAGCTCCTCTGGTTTGTTGGAATGGGATTCAAAAAGCGATGCGCTAGAGACCCTGTCATTCCTGAACCATTACCAGATGAAAAATCCAA ATGGGCCATACCCATACACGCTGAAACTCTGCTTCTCAACTGCTCAGCATGCCTCATAA
- the ECH1 gene encoding delta(3,5)-Delta(2,4)-dienoyl-CoA isomerase, mitochondrial isoform X1, with amino-acid sequence MAAAAVAGSVLRGLLRRQLSAQFQPLLSFRAMSSAPEQPHASHSYETLKVSRVREKVFHVELNRPDKRNAMNAVFWREMVECFNKIAQDSDCHAVVVSGAGKLFTAGIDLMEMGSVFMMVEGDDTARKAWNTRKKIREYQESFTVLERCPKPVIAAVHGACIGGGVDLISACDIRYCTQDAWFQVKEVDIGLAADVGTLQRLPKIIGNQSLVNELAFTARKMMAPEAESSGLVSRVFQDKQAMLEGAFELAADIAGKSPVAVQGTKVNLVYSRDHSVSEGLRYMATWNMSMLQTEDLMKSAQAAMEKKSTKDIVYSKM; translated from the exons ATGGCGGCGGCGGCGGTTGCTGGCTCCGTCCTGAGGGGGCTGCTGAGGAGAC AGCTGTCCGCTCAGTTTCAGCCACTGCTTAGCTTCAGAGCCATGTCGtcagccccagagcagccccaTGCATCTCACAGCTATGAGACTCTGAAGGTGTCCAGGGTGCGGGAGAAAGTGTTCCATGTGGAGCTGAACCGGCCGGACAAACGGAACGCCATGAATGCAGTGTTCTGGAG GGAGATGGTGGAGTGTTTTAACAAGATCGCCCAGGACTCAGACTGCCATGCGGTGGTGGTGTCGGGTGCCGGGAAGCTATTCACTGCCG GCATCGACCTCATGGAGATGGGCAGCGTGTTCATGATGGTGGAAGGGGATGACACGGCTCGCAAGGCGTGGAACACACGCAAGAAGATCAGGGAGTATCAGGAGAGTTTCACTGTGCTGGAGAGG TGTCCGAAGCCCGTGATTGCCGCTGTCCATGGAGCCTGCATTGGGGGAG GTGTAGACCTGATCTCTGCCTGTGATATCCGGTATTGCACCCAGGATGCATGGTTCCAAGTGAAG gaggtGGATATCGGGCTGGCGGCAGATGTGGGCACGCTGCAGCGCTTGCCCAAGATCATCGGGAACCAGAG cctggtgaatGAACTGGCCTTCACCGCCCGCAAGATGATGGCTCCAGAAGCTGAGAGCAGCGGCCTGGTCAG ccGGGTTTTCCAGGACAAGCAGGCCATGCTGGAGGGCGCCTTTGAGCTGGCGGCCGACATCGCTGGCAAGAGCCCCGTGGCCGTGCAGGGCACCAAGGTCAACCTAGTGTACTCCAGGGACCACTCCGTGTCTGAGGGCCTGCGGTACATG GCCACCTGGAACATGAGCATGCTGCAGACTGAGGACCTCATGAAATCTGCTCAGGCTGCCATGGAGAAGAAGAGCACCAAGGACATCGTGTACTCCAAGATGTAG
- the ECH1 gene encoding delta(3,5)-Delta(2,4)-dienoyl-CoA isomerase, mitochondrial isoform X2: protein MSSAPEQPHASHSYETLKVSRVREKVFHVELNRPDKRNAMNAVFWREMVECFNKIAQDSDCHAVVVSGAGKLFTAGIDLMEMGSVFMMVEGDDTARKAWNTRKKIREYQESFTVLERCPKPVIAAVHGACIGGGVDLISACDIRYCTQDAWFQVKEVDIGLAADVGTLQRLPKIIGNQSLVNELAFTARKMMAPEAESSGLVSRVFQDKQAMLEGAFELAADIAGKSPVAVQGTKVNLVYSRDHSVSEGLRYMATWNMSMLQTEDLMKSAQAAMEKKSTKDIVYSKM from the exons ATGTCGtcagccccagagcagccccaTGCATCTCACAGCTATGAGACTCTGAAGGTGTCCAGGGTGCGGGAGAAAGTGTTCCATGTGGAGCTGAACCGGCCGGACAAACGGAACGCCATGAATGCAGTGTTCTGGAG GGAGATGGTGGAGTGTTTTAACAAGATCGCCCAGGACTCAGACTGCCATGCGGTGGTGGTGTCGGGTGCCGGGAAGCTATTCACTGCCG GCATCGACCTCATGGAGATGGGCAGCGTGTTCATGATGGTGGAAGGGGATGACACGGCTCGCAAGGCGTGGAACACACGCAAGAAGATCAGGGAGTATCAGGAGAGTTTCACTGTGCTGGAGAGG TGTCCGAAGCCCGTGATTGCCGCTGTCCATGGAGCCTGCATTGGGGGAG GTGTAGACCTGATCTCTGCCTGTGATATCCGGTATTGCACCCAGGATGCATGGTTCCAAGTGAAG gaggtGGATATCGGGCTGGCGGCAGATGTGGGCACGCTGCAGCGCTTGCCCAAGATCATCGGGAACCAGAG cctggtgaatGAACTGGCCTTCACCGCCCGCAAGATGATGGCTCCAGAAGCTGAGAGCAGCGGCCTGGTCAG ccGGGTTTTCCAGGACAAGCAGGCCATGCTGGAGGGCGCCTTTGAGCTGGCGGCCGACATCGCTGGCAAGAGCCCCGTGGCCGTGCAGGGCACCAAGGTCAACCTAGTGTACTCCAGGGACCACTCCGTGTCTGAGGGCCTGCGGTACATG GCCACCTGGAACATGAGCATGCTGCAGACTGAGGACCTCATGAAATCTGCTCAGGCTGCCATGGAGAAGAAGAGCACCAAGGACATCGTGTACTCCAAGATGTAG
- the HNRNPL gene encoding heterogeneous nuclear ribonucleoprotein L isoform X2, with protein MVKMAAAGGGGSGRYYGGGGGAEGGRAPKRQKTENAEQQQQQHGPGGGGGGPGAAGGENYDDPHKTPASPVVHIRGLIDGVVEADLVEALQEFGPISYVVVMPKKRQALVEFEDILGACNAVNYAADNQIYIAGHPAFVNYSTSQKISRPGDTDDSRGVNNVLLFTILNPIYSITTDVLYTICNPCGPVQRIVIFRKNGVQAMVEFDSVQSAQRAKASLNGADIYSGCCTLKIEYAKPTRLNVFKNDQDTWDYTNPNLSGQGDPGGNPNKRQRQPPLLGDHPAEYGGPHGGYHSHYHDEGYGPPPPHYEGRRMGPPVGGHRRGPSRYGPQYGHPPPPPPPPEYGPHADSPVLMVYGLDQSKMNCDRVFNVFCLYGNVEKVKFMKSKPGAAMVEMADGYAVDRAITHLNNNFMFGQKLNVCVSKQQAIMPGQSYGLEDGSCSYKDFSGSRNNRFSTPEQAAKNRIQHPSNVLHFFNAPLEVTEDNFYEICDELGAKRPASVKVFSGKSERSSSGLLEWDSKSDALETLSFLNHYQMKNPNGPYPYTLKLCFSTAQHAS; from the exons ATGGTGAAGATGGCGGCGGCCGGGGGCGGCGGCTCGGGCCGGTATTACGGCGGCGGCGGGGGCGCCGAGGGCGGCCGGGCCCCGAAGCGCCAGAAGACGGAGAACgcggagcagcagcagcagcagcatggcccgggcgggggcggcggcggccccGGAGCGGCCGGAGGG GAAAACTATGATGATccccacaaaactcctgcttctCCAGTTGTCCACATCAGGGGGCTGATTGATGGTGTTGTGGAAGCTGATCTTGTGGAGGCCCTGCAGGAGTTTGGGCCCATCAG TTATGTAGTGGTGATGCCTAAGAAGAGACAGGCCCTGGTGGAATTTGAGGATATTCTTGGTGCTTGCAATGCTGTGAATTACGCAGCAGACAACCAGATCTACATAGCAGGGCACCCCGCATTTGTCAACTATTCCACCAGTCAGAAAATATCCCGCCCTGGAGACACAGATGATTCAAGAGGAGTCAACAATGTGCTGCTCTTCACTATCCTAAACCCCATCTATTCGATTACAACG GACGTGCTGTATACCATCTGCAACCCATGTGGTCCTGTGCAAAGAATTGTTATCTTCAGGAAGAATGGGGTCCAGGCCATGGTGGA GTTTGACTCTGTGCAGAGTGCGCAGAGAGCCAAGGCATCTCTGAATGGTGCTGATATTTACTCTGGGTGTTGCACTCTAAAGATTGAATATGCCAAG CCCACACGTTTGAATGTGTTCAAGAATGACCAGGACACCTGGGATTACACAAACCCCAATCTCAGTGGACAAG GGGATCCTGGTGGTAACCCTAACAAGCGTCAGAGACAGCCCCCTCTCCTTGGGGACCACCCTGCAGAATATG GAGGACCTCATGGTGGATACCACAGTCATTATCACGATGAGGGTTATGGCCCTCCGCCACCTCACTATGAAGGGAGAAGGATGGGCCCTCCTGTTGGTGGCCACCGCAGGGGACCAAGCCGCTACGGCCCTCAGTATGGacatcctcctccccctcctccgcccccagAGTACGGCCCTCATGCTGACAGCCCTGTGCTAATGGTGTACGGCTTAGACCAGTCCAAGATGAACTGTGATAGGGTCTTCAATGTCTTCTGCCTCTATGGGAATGTAGAAAAG GTGAAGTTCATGAAGAGCAAGCCAGGCGCAGCCATGGTGGAGATGGCAGATGGCTATGCTGTGGATCGAGCAATCACCCACCTCAACAACAACTTCATGTTTGGACAGAAGCTGAACGTGTG TGTATCCAAGCAGCAAGCCATCATGCCTGGTCAGTCGTACGGGCTTGAGGATGGCTCGTGCAGCTACAAGGACTTCAGTGGCTCTCGAAATAACAGGTTTTCAACCCCAGAGCAGGCAGCAAAGAACAGGATCCAACATCCTAGCAATGTGCTTCACTTCTTCAATGCTCCTCTGGAGGTGACAGAAGACAACTTTTATGAG ATCTGTGATGAGCTGGGAGCGAAGAGGCCTGCTTCTGTCAAGGTGTTTTCAGGGAAAA GTGAAAGAAGCTCCTCTGGTTTGTTGGAATGGGATTCAAAAAGCGATGCGCTAGAGACCCTGTCATTCCTGAACCATTACCAGATGAAAAATCCAA ATGGGCCATACCCATACACGCTGAAACTCTGCTTCTCAACTGCTCAGCATGCCTCATAA